The following coding sequences are from one Daphnia pulex isolate KAP4 chromosome 11, ASM2113471v1 window:
- the LOC124207563 gene encoding protein-cysteine N-palmitoyltransferase HHAT-like isoform X1 → MTDQSSIELTIYVLTWTGSVLYSMYQFHLASDRFSQYLAEDLVSGWKWIGRQVDTADFEWKMWTPIFFKWLKFVIPYLIISLTIKRKYPQSVSIISTAMSFCWLWSMLGLQLTVFMFIQPVLFLWILKFFSLAFVWLVCISFTLTLHSSLFSELKTDLFEDNSTQEYLFSVILAWTHARSISYLVDSRSDAYKNRFVKFYHYCFYLPLLPTGPLMLYREFKTSLENPVSQNCSLIHVTRSIALIARYLFWWFFHQFALHYFYHSALQYHIGIVRHLDIWSAAGLGYTLGQFFMTKYLVLYGLPSSLAKLDHIDSPPPPKCVGRIHLYSQMWRDFDRGLYNFMLHYIYIPFKGTSDKVWAKLMGTALCFGFVCIWHGASTAVVIWCVSNYFGICLETMAKYSSTCWPIANWKANWSTPNWLRFQAAVASPLLLVSALSNFCFFTDAKVGYVLTQKAVYEGGILRLLCIVMVMYCCCHVSMALSRRSKKNLIFQAHRD, encoded by the exons ATGACAGATCAAAGTTCAATAGAGTTAACTATTTATGTCCTTACATGGACAGGATCGGTGCTCTACTCCATGTATCAGTTTCATTTAGCCAGTGAca GATTTTCCCAATATCTTGCAGAAGATCTGGTCTCTGGCTGGAAATGGATTGGTCGTCAGGTAGATACAGCTGACTTCGAATGGAAAATGTGgactcccattttttttaagtggttAAAATTTGTCATCCCATACCTAATCATTAGTTTgacaatcaaaagaaagtaTCCACAATCAGTATCTATAATAAGTACAGCCATGTCTTTTTGTTGGCTATGGAGCATGCTTGGACTGCAACTAACAGTCTTCATGTTTATCCAACCAGTGCTATTCCTatggattttaaaattcttttcattagCTTTTGTTTGGCTTGTCTGTATAAGCTTTACACTTACATTGCACTCTTCTTTATTCTCAGAGCTCAAA ACAGATCTATTTGAAGATAATTCCACTCAAGAGTATTTATTCTCGGTAATTCTGGCATGGACTCATGCTCGTTCAATCAGTTATTTGGTTGATAGTCGCTCCGATGCTTACAAAAATAGATTTGTGAAGTTTTACCACTATTGCTTCTATCTCCCCTTATTGCCAACGGGGCCGTTAATGCTTTATCGGGAATTTAAAACATCT CTAGAAAATCCTGTGAGTCAGAATTGTAGTTTAATTCACGTAACTAGGAGCATAGCACTCATCGCGCGCTACCTCTTTTGGTGGTTCTTTCACCAGTTTGCCttacattatttttatcatAGCGCGTTGCAGTATCACATTg GAATTGTTCGGCACTTAGATATTTGGTCGGCTGCAGGACTCGGTTACACGCTTGGGCAGTTTTTCATGACCAAATATTTGGTTTTGTACGGATTGCCATCTTCGTTGGCGAAATTGGATCATATTGAttcacctcctcctcccaaaTGTGTAGGACGAATTCATCTCTATTCTCAAATGTGGCGCGATTTTGATCGAGGACTGTACAATTTCATGCTGCA ttACATCTACATTCCATTCAAAGGGACTTCAGACAAAGTCTGGGCGAAGTTGATGGGAACGGCTTTATGTTTCGGTTTTGTCTGTATATGGCATGGAGCTTCAACTGCAGTG GTGATTTGGTGTGTGTCAAATTACTTTGGCATTTGTCTGGAAACAATGGCCAAATATTCCTCTACTTGCTGGCCTATTGCAAATTGGAAA GCAAACTGGTCCACGCCCAATTGGCTACGTTTCCAAGCAGCTGTAGCTTCACCACTTCTCCTCGTGTCAGCactttccaatttttgtttctttacgGATGCCAAAGTTGGCTACGTCTTGACCCAAAAAGCTGTTTACGAAG GCGGAATCTTGAGGCTACTGTGTATTGTAATGGTCATGTATTGCTGCTGTCACGTCTCCATGGCTCTAAGTCGTCGCAGTAAAAAGAATCTCATTTTTCAAGCACATCGAGACTAA
- the LOC124207562 gene encoding uncharacterized protein LOC124207562 isoform X1, with amino-acid sequence MSGEVMSRKRAARIERRKSRVAAIFKVDEKPEFQEITSAQKEEQGDEPPEKQLQLSQLSDEEYKALRTKLRERNRLTQYTPVFRLVQLGLTASLNVPKASRIPVLVTDVQTLFLYTIIGDSRYDHYKWCSLNKWNNLTQTLILIVEDVSVDELENNTDVFSETLKIFEDVVEMSNPASDGFSLDLALAYVPLSYAMKRRVMEGYPSLQAACKDGYIYGVTDSPVQENTDKLSAESHSSEIPTINSEQIVSGLKEKTTEAKTERDGEKTSRNCLSNNTEEGNVVTGDVMSEEKRQCNESDLIKTDVASRVQEQANLNEVTSSNGGTCLDIITQEDKSKCSRLELLLNASQLISELYPLPGNEECCNFVFTQNKYDPVTDQSPMFSIDCEWCICVDGSYGLARVAVVDENLKTLYHTYVKPDLAIADYLTRYSGITEELLLDVKKTPSDVQQDLRNLLPSDAILVGQSLQSDLKALKMFHPYIIDTSVIFNMTGTRSFKSKLKVLAASFCGRRIQDSSDGHDPTEDAIAAMELVQKKMKMGTEFGDVILIRDSFPHSSAEGNNQDNLIHMKLFTFIQSHNKSATLITTHPSVEKSYRPGLLKLNSAVVKRKKDEESLAEPVQMLAASDLNEAVTVTSRSRFNNNFTLVHTSLEKGELDRKAKLKELDKAIAEIYHGVSVNGMMIVIFGGKTNPVQNGACLVRVNNRSRPL; translated from the exons atgagtggTGAAGTGATGTCAAGGAAAAGAGCTGCACGGATTGAGCGACGTAAATCCCGAGTTGCAGCAATTTTCAAAGTCGACGAAAAGCCAGAG TTCCAGGAAATAACGAGTGCacagaaagaagaacaaggagATGAGCCACCAGAGAAGCAGTTGCAGTTGAGTCAGTTGAGTGACGAAGAATACAAAGCACTTAGGACGAAACTCAGGGAAAGAAACAGATTGACACAg TATACCCCTGTATTTAGACTCGTTCAATTGGGCCTCACTGCCAGTTTGAATGTCCCCAAGGCTTCTCGCATTCCTGTTCTTGTGACTGATGTGCAAACCCTTTTCTTGTATACTATTATTGGGGATTCCCGCTATGACCACTATAA GTGGTGCAGTCTTAACAAATGGAATAACCTGACACAAACACTGATTTTGATTGTTGAAGATGTATCAGTGGATGAGTTAGAAAACAATACTGATGTTTTCTCAGAGActctgaaaatttttgaagatgTAGTAGAAATGAGTAATCCAGCAAGTGATGGCTTTAGTCTTGATCTTGCCTTAGCCTATGTACCACTCAGTTATGCAATGAAGAGAAGAGTAATGGAAG GCTATCCTTCCTTGCAAGCTGCCTGTAAGGATGGGTACATATATGGAGTTACTGACTCACCAGTTCAAGAAAATACTGATAAATTATCTGCTGAAAGCCATTCATCAGAGATTCCAACTATAAATTCAGAACAAATTGTTTCaggattgaaagaaaaaacaacagag GCAAAAACCgaaagagatggagaaaaaacaagTAGGAACTGCTTGTCGAATAACACCGAAGAGGGAAATGTAGTGACGGGTGATGTGATGAGTGAGGAAAAAAGGCAGTGCAACGAATCAGATCTGATAAAAACTGATGTAGCCTCAAGAGTACAGGAGCAGGCTAATTTGAACGAAGTAACGTCTTCAAACGGCGGTACATGTTTAGATATCATTACCCAGGAAGACAAAAGCAAATGTAGTCGACTTGAGTTGTTGTTAAACGCCTCTCAACTTATCTCCGAACTGTATCCTTTGCCTGGCAACGAAGAGTGttgcaattttgttttcactcAGAATAAATACGATCCTGTCACTGATCAGTCGCCCATGTTTTCGATAGACTGCGAATGGTGCATTTGTGTTgatg GATCATATGGTTTGGCTCGCGTGGCTGTTGTTGATGAAAACCTGAAAACTTTATATCACACTTACGTCAAACCAGATTTGGCGATTGCGGATTACCTTACGAGATATTCAGGAATTACCGAAGAGTTACTCCTGGATGTTAAGAAGACCCCTTCTGATGTTCAGCAGGATTTACGAAATTTGTTACCTTCTGACGCCATTCTTGTTGGCCAATCTCTACAGTCTGATTTGAAAGCCTTAAAA ATGTTTCATCCGTACATCATCGACACTTCCGTGATTTTCAATATGACCGGCACGCGTTCCTTCAAAAGCAAACTCAAAGTGTTGGCGGCTTCATTCTGTGGCCGTCGCATTCAGGATTCTTCAGATGGTCATGACCCGACAGAAGATGCAATTGCTGCAATGGAGCTAGtacaaaagaagatgaaaatgggAACAGAATTTGGAGATGTTATTCTAATTAGGGATTCCTTTCCTCATTCGTCAGCGGAG GGAAATAACCAGGATAATCTCATTCATATGAAGCTCTTTACTTTCATTCAAAGTCACAACAAGAGTGCAACGTTAATCACCACACACCCTTCTGTAGAAAAGTCTTATCGCCCAGGATTACTTAAACTCAATTCGGCTGTtgtcaagagaaaaaaagatgaagaatcaTTGGCAGAGCCTGTTCAAATGCTCGCTGCTAGTGATTTAAATGAAGCCGTAACAGTAACATCACGTTCACgtttcaacaacaacttcaCCCTTGTTCATACTTCTTTGGAAAAAGGAGAGCTGGACCGCAAAGCGAAATTGAAAGAGCTAGACAAAGCCATTGCGGAAATATACCATGGAGTTTCTGTGAATGGAATGATGATTGTAATATTTGGGGGGAAAACTAATCCTGTGCAGAACGGAGCTTGTCTTGTGCGTGTAAATAACAGATCTCGACCATTGTGA
- the LOC124207564 gene encoding uncharacterized protein LOC124207564 has translation MQNVDGFKWRNNLNVETNASNASVRKRPKVDKIPTTSKRKKFDSTAPSMEIIKESINIPQAAEEAIFDPLPDSIKENLAVVMEDTTVASPSMEATSTIQESMDTHQAAEEAIFDPLPDVMNENVAVVIDDSTVTSPSMEASSTNFKSNFVTFQSLVTSSMVPKNWTWYFDQIKQTIFCISMDRLPNENYNVKSVHFQNKK, from the exons atgcaaaatgttgatggtttcaaatggagaaataaccttaatg TGGAAACAAATGCTAGCAATGCATCAGTAAGGAAACGACCAAAAGTAGACAAAATACCTACTACgtctaagagaaaaaaatttgacagtaCAG CACCCTCCATGGAAATTATTAAAGAATCAATCAACATTCcccaggctgctgaagaagcaatttttgatccacttccagATTCAATCAAGGAAAATCTTGCTGTTGTCATGGAAGATACGACAGTTGCATCACCTTCTATGGAAGCTACCTCTACTATTCAAGAATCAATGGACACTCaccaggctgctgaagaagcaatttttgatccacttcctgatgtaatgaacgaaaatgttgctgttgtcattgATGATTCGACAGTTACATCACCTTCTATGGAAGCAAGCTCTACTAATTTCAAGTCTAATTTTGTGACATTTCAGTCACTAGTAACTTCATCAATGGTACCAAAGAATTGGACATggtattttgatcaaattaaacaaacgattttttgcatttcgatGGATCGACtaccaaatgaaaattataatgtgaaaagtgtacattttcaaaacaagaagtAG
- the LOC124207562 gene encoding uncharacterized protein LOC124207562 isoform X2 yields the protein MSGEVMSRKRAARIERRKSRVAAIFKVDEKPEEITSAQKEEQGDEPPEKQLQLSQLSDEEYKALRTKLRERNRLTQYTPVFRLVQLGLTASLNVPKASRIPVLVTDVQTLFLYTIIGDSRYDHYKWCSLNKWNNLTQTLILIVEDVSVDELENNTDVFSETLKIFEDVVEMSNPASDGFSLDLALAYVPLSYAMKRRVMEGYPSLQAACKDGYIYGVTDSPVQENTDKLSAESHSSEIPTINSEQIVSGLKEKTTEAKTERDGEKTSRNCLSNNTEEGNVVTGDVMSEEKRQCNESDLIKTDVASRVQEQANLNEVTSSNGGTCLDIITQEDKSKCSRLELLLNASQLISELYPLPGNEECCNFVFTQNKYDPVTDQSPMFSIDCEWCICVDGSYGLARVAVVDENLKTLYHTYVKPDLAIADYLTRYSGITEELLLDVKKTPSDVQQDLRNLLPSDAILVGQSLQSDLKALKMFHPYIIDTSVIFNMTGTRSFKSKLKVLAASFCGRRIQDSSDGHDPTEDAIAAMELVQKKMKMGTEFGDVILIRDSFPHSSAEGNNQDNLIHMKLFTFIQSHNKSATLITTHPSVEKSYRPGLLKLNSAVVKRKKDEESLAEPVQMLAASDLNEAVTVTSRSRFNNNFTLVHTSLEKGELDRKAKLKELDKAIAEIYHGVSVNGMMIVIFGGKTNPVQNGACLVRVNNRSRPL from the exons atgagtggTGAAGTGATGTCAAGGAAAAGAGCTGCACGGATTGAGCGACGTAAATCCCGAGTTGCAGCAATTTTCAAAGTCGACGAAAAGCCAGAG GAAATAACGAGTGCacagaaagaagaacaaggagATGAGCCACCAGAGAAGCAGTTGCAGTTGAGTCAGTTGAGTGACGAAGAATACAAAGCACTTAGGACGAAACTCAGGGAAAGAAACAGATTGACACAg TATACCCCTGTATTTAGACTCGTTCAATTGGGCCTCACTGCCAGTTTGAATGTCCCCAAGGCTTCTCGCATTCCTGTTCTTGTGACTGATGTGCAAACCCTTTTCTTGTATACTATTATTGGGGATTCCCGCTATGACCACTATAA GTGGTGCAGTCTTAACAAATGGAATAACCTGACACAAACACTGATTTTGATTGTTGAAGATGTATCAGTGGATGAGTTAGAAAACAATACTGATGTTTTCTCAGAGActctgaaaatttttgaagatgTAGTAGAAATGAGTAATCCAGCAAGTGATGGCTTTAGTCTTGATCTTGCCTTAGCCTATGTACCACTCAGTTATGCAATGAAGAGAAGAGTAATGGAAG GCTATCCTTCCTTGCAAGCTGCCTGTAAGGATGGGTACATATATGGAGTTACTGACTCACCAGTTCAAGAAAATACTGATAAATTATCTGCTGAAAGCCATTCATCAGAGATTCCAACTATAAATTCAGAACAAATTGTTTCaggattgaaagaaaaaacaacagag GCAAAAACCgaaagagatggagaaaaaacaagTAGGAACTGCTTGTCGAATAACACCGAAGAGGGAAATGTAGTGACGGGTGATGTGATGAGTGAGGAAAAAAGGCAGTGCAACGAATCAGATCTGATAAAAACTGATGTAGCCTCAAGAGTACAGGAGCAGGCTAATTTGAACGAAGTAACGTCTTCAAACGGCGGTACATGTTTAGATATCATTACCCAGGAAGACAAAAGCAAATGTAGTCGACTTGAGTTGTTGTTAAACGCCTCTCAACTTATCTCCGAACTGTATCCTTTGCCTGGCAACGAAGAGTGttgcaattttgttttcactcAGAATAAATACGATCCTGTCACTGATCAGTCGCCCATGTTTTCGATAGACTGCGAATGGTGCATTTGTGTTgatg GATCATATGGTTTGGCTCGCGTGGCTGTTGTTGATGAAAACCTGAAAACTTTATATCACACTTACGTCAAACCAGATTTGGCGATTGCGGATTACCTTACGAGATATTCAGGAATTACCGAAGAGTTACTCCTGGATGTTAAGAAGACCCCTTCTGATGTTCAGCAGGATTTACGAAATTTGTTACCTTCTGACGCCATTCTTGTTGGCCAATCTCTACAGTCTGATTTGAAAGCCTTAAAA ATGTTTCATCCGTACATCATCGACACTTCCGTGATTTTCAATATGACCGGCACGCGTTCCTTCAAAAGCAAACTCAAAGTGTTGGCGGCTTCATTCTGTGGCCGTCGCATTCAGGATTCTTCAGATGGTCATGACCCGACAGAAGATGCAATTGCTGCAATGGAGCTAGtacaaaagaagatgaaaatgggAACAGAATTTGGAGATGTTATTCTAATTAGGGATTCCTTTCCTCATTCGTCAGCGGAG GGAAATAACCAGGATAATCTCATTCATATGAAGCTCTTTACTTTCATTCAAAGTCACAACAAGAGTGCAACGTTAATCACCACACACCCTTCTGTAGAAAAGTCTTATCGCCCAGGATTACTTAAACTCAATTCGGCTGTtgtcaagagaaaaaaagatgaagaatcaTTGGCAGAGCCTGTTCAAATGCTCGCTGCTAGTGATTTAAATGAAGCCGTAACAGTAACATCACGTTCACgtttcaacaacaacttcaCCCTTGTTCATACTTCTTTGGAAAAAGGAGAGCTGGACCGCAAAGCGAAATTGAAAGAGCTAGACAAAGCCATTGCGGAAATATACCATGGAGTTTCTGTGAATGGAATGATGATTGTAATATTTGGGGGGAAAACTAATCCTGTGCAGAACGGAGCTTGTCTTGTGCGTGTAAATAACAGATCTCGACCATTGTGA
- the LOC124207563 gene encoding protein-cysteine N-palmitoyltransferase Rasp-like isoform X2, with protein sequence MYQFHLASDRFSQYLAEDLVSGWKWIGRQVDTADFEWKMWTPIFFKWLKFVIPYLIISLTIKRKYPQSVSIISTAMSFCWLWSMLGLQLTVFMFIQPVLFLWILKFFSLAFVWLVCISFTLTLHSSLFSELKTDLFEDNSTQEYLFSVILAWTHARSISYLVDSRSDAYKNRFVKFYHYCFYLPLLPTGPLMLYREFKTSLENPVSQNCSLIHVTRSIALIARYLFWWFFHQFALHYFYHSALQYHIGIVRHLDIWSAAGLGYTLGQFFMTKYLVLYGLPSSLAKLDHIDSPPPPKCVGRIHLYSQMWRDFDRGLYNFMLHYIYIPFKGTSDKVWAKLMGTALCFGFVCIWHGASTAVVIWCVSNYFGICLETMAKYSSTCWPIANWKANWSTPNWLRFQAAVASPLLLVSALSNFCFFTDAKVGYVLTQKAVYEGGILRLLCIVMVMYCCCHVSMALSRRSKKNLIFQAHRD encoded by the exons ATGTATCAGTTTCATTTAGCCAGTGAca GATTTTCCCAATATCTTGCAGAAGATCTGGTCTCTGGCTGGAAATGGATTGGTCGTCAGGTAGATACAGCTGACTTCGAATGGAAAATGTGgactcccattttttttaagtggttAAAATTTGTCATCCCATACCTAATCATTAGTTTgacaatcaaaagaaagtaTCCACAATCAGTATCTATAATAAGTACAGCCATGTCTTTTTGTTGGCTATGGAGCATGCTTGGACTGCAACTAACAGTCTTCATGTTTATCCAACCAGTGCTATTCCTatggattttaaaattcttttcattagCTTTTGTTTGGCTTGTCTGTATAAGCTTTACACTTACATTGCACTCTTCTTTATTCTCAGAGCTCAAA ACAGATCTATTTGAAGATAATTCCACTCAAGAGTATTTATTCTCGGTAATTCTGGCATGGACTCATGCTCGTTCAATCAGTTATTTGGTTGATAGTCGCTCCGATGCTTACAAAAATAGATTTGTGAAGTTTTACCACTATTGCTTCTATCTCCCCTTATTGCCAACGGGGCCGTTAATGCTTTATCGGGAATTTAAAACATCT CTAGAAAATCCTGTGAGTCAGAATTGTAGTTTAATTCACGTAACTAGGAGCATAGCACTCATCGCGCGCTACCTCTTTTGGTGGTTCTTTCACCAGTTTGCCttacattatttttatcatAGCGCGTTGCAGTATCACATTg GAATTGTTCGGCACTTAGATATTTGGTCGGCTGCAGGACTCGGTTACACGCTTGGGCAGTTTTTCATGACCAAATATTTGGTTTTGTACGGATTGCCATCTTCGTTGGCGAAATTGGATCATATTGAttcacctcctcctcccaaaTGTGTAGGACGAATTCATCTCTATTCTCAAATGTGGCGCGATTTTGATCGAGGACTGTACAATTTCATGCTGCA ttACATCTACATTCCATTCAAAGGGACTTCAGACAAAGTCTGGGCGAAGTTGATGGGAACGGCTTTATGTTTCGGTTTTGTCTGTATATGGCATGGAGCTTCAACTGCAGTG GTGATTTGGTGTGTGTCAAATTACTTTGGCATTTGTCTGGAAACAATGGCCAAATATTCCTCTACTTGCTGGCCTATTGCAAATTGGAAA GCAAACTGGTCCACGCCCAATTGGCTACGTTTCCAAGCAGCTGTAGCTTCACCACTTCTCCTCGTGTCAGCactttccaatttttgtttctttacgGATGCCAAAGTTGGCTACGTCTTGACCCAAAAAGCTGTTTACGAAG GCGGAATCTTGAGGCTACTGTGTATTGTAATGGTCATGTATTGCTGCTGTCACGTCTCCATGGCTCTAAGTCGTCGCAGTAAAAAGAATCTCATTTTTCAAGCACATCGAGACTAA